The following are encoded together in the Janthinobacterium sp. Marseille genome:
- the egtD gene encoding L-histidine N(alpha)-methyltransferase → MLQFIQCTEQNDQSVRDELLAGLSAAQAFTSPKYLYDALGSKLFEAICELPEYYPTRTEALIFKTHGRAIAQAIGSGTTLIDLGAGNCAKAARLFPGLQPVQYVPVDISVSFLRESLQRLQQQFPSIVMTGVGMDFSSELALPDSVRDAKRLFFYPGSSIGNFTPDESLAFLQRIRAACDEDGGLLIGVDLVKDKAVLDAAYDDALGVTAAFNLNLLRHLNHLLGTDFDVRAWRHRGFFNDKASRIEMHLEAVSEQIVRWPQGERRFERGERIHTENSYKYTQRSFTDLLEQAGFRKLSFWTDPQQWFMVCHAHVN, encoded by the coding sequence TTGCTGCAATTCATCCAGTGTACCGAACAGAATGACCAGAGTGTCCGTGACGAACTGCTCGCGGGCTTGAGCGCAGCACAGGCTTTTACATCACCCAAGTACCTGTACGATGCGCTGGGTTCCAAATTATTTGAGGCGATCTGCGAGCTGCCGGAGTATTACCCGACCCGCACCGAGGCCCTCATCTTCAAAACGCATGGCAGGGCGATTGCGCAGGCAATCGGCAGCGGCACTACGCTGATCGACCTTGGTGCCGGTAATTGCGCGAAGGCGGCGCGCCTGTTCCCCGGCTTGCAGCCGGTGCAATATGTGCCGGTCGATATTTCAGTCAGCTTCCTGCGCGAATCCCTGCAGCGTTTGCAGCAGCAATTTCCATCCATTGTGATGACCGGCGTAGGCATGGATTTTTCCAGTGAACTGGCGCTGCCGGACAGCGTGCGCGATGCCAAGCGCCTGTTCTTTTATCCCGGCTCTTCCATCGGTAATTTCACACCGGATGAATCACTGGCTTTCCTGCAACGCATACGTGCCGCCTGTGATGAAGACGGTGGCCTGTTGATAGGTGTTGACCTGGTCAAGGATAAAGCCGTCCTCGATGCGGCATACGATGATGCGCTGGGCGTTACCGCAGCCTTTAACCTGAACCTGTTGCGGCACCTGAATCATTTGCTTGGCACCGACTTCGATGTACGGGCCTGGCGTCATCGCGGATTTTTTAATGACAAGGCCAGCCGGATTGAAATGCATCTGGAAGCGGTATCAGAGCAAATCGTGCGCTGGCCACAAGGCGAACGGCGCTTTGAACGCGGCGAACGCATACATACCGAAAACAGTTATAAGTACACGCAGCGCAGCTTTACGGATTTGCTGGAGCAGGCGGGTTTCCGCAAGTTATCGTTCTGGACCGATCCGCAACAGTGGTTCATGGTGTGTCATGCCCACGTAAACTGA
- the egtB gene encoding ergothioneine biosynthesis protein EgtB produces MNVQTETIHLLAPQQELVPYLSVRGRSLALAAPLSEEDCAAQSMPDASPVKWHLAHTTWFFETFILERFETNFQPHHPAFRVLFNSYYNGVGDKHARAQRGLLTRPPFDEVLAYRRDVDARIQALLSQPLPQQLLTEIRGLLELGLQHEQQHQELMMTDVLHLFSRNPLKPAYADTLYSLAEAPPVLEWIPFASGVVQVGYDGTGFCFDNELPRHRQFVEAYELASRLVTNREYLAFVEAGGYEDPDLWLSEGWDWVQAQQILHPLYWQHERGWHAFSLQGMRPLDLNAALTHISYFEADAYARWSGARLPTEAEWEHAAQTTVELSQLFGTCWQWTSSSYAAYPGYQTAAGALGEYNGKFMANQYVLRGSSCVTPDGHARISYRNFFPSSARWQFTGIRLARQA; encoded by the coding sequence ATGAACGTACAGACAGAAACCATCCATCTGCTGGCACCGCAGCAAGAGCTTGTGCCTTATCTCTCGGTGCGCGGCCGTTCCCTGGCGCTTGCGGCACCGCTATCGGAAGAAGATTGCGCGGCGCAATCGATGCCGGATGCGAGTCCGGTCAAATGGCATCTGGCACATACCACCTGGTTCTTCGAAACCTTTATCCTTGAACGTTTCGAAACCAACTTCCAGCCGCACCATCCTGCCTTCCGCGTCCTCTTCAATTCCTATTACAACGGGGTCGGCGACAAGCATGCGCGCGCGCAACGCGGTTTGCTGACGCGGCCACCTTTCGATGAAGTGCTGGCTTACCGCCGCGATGTGGATGCACGGATCCAAGCCTTGTTATCTCAGCCATTGCCGCAACAACTGTTGACGGAAATCAGGGGCTTGCTGGAGCTCGGTTTGCAGCATGAACAGCAGCATCAGGAATTGATGATGACGGATGTCTTGCATCTGTTCTCGCGTAATCCGCTCAAGCCGGCGTATGCCGATACGCTGTACTCGCTGGCGGAAGCACCGCCTGTGCTGGAATGGATTCCGTTTGCCAGCGGTGTGGTGCAAGTCGGATATGACGGCACAGGCTTTTGCTTTGATAATGAATTGCCGCGCCATCGGCAGTTTGTCGAAGCGTATGAGTTGGCATCACGGCTGGTGACGAATCGCGAGTACCTGGCTTTCGTCGAAGCGGGTGGCTATGAAGATCCGGATCTGTGGTTGTCCGAGGGCTGGGACTGGGTACAGGCGCAGCAAATCCTGCATCCCTTGTACTGGCAGCATGAGCGGGGCTGGCATGCCTTTTCGCTGCAAGGCATGCGGCCGCTGGATTTGAATGCCGCGCTGACGCATATTTCCTATTTTGAAGCGGATGCCTATGCACGCTGGAGTGGTGCGCGCCTGCCGACCGAAGCGGAGTGGGAGCATGCGGCGCAGACGACGGTAGAGTTGAGCCAGTTGTTCGGCACGTGCTGGCAATGGACCAGCAGCAGTTATGCCGCTTATCCCGGCTATCAAACCGCGGCCGGGGCGCTCGGTGAATACAACGGTAAATTCATGGCGAACCAGTATGTATTACGTGGTTCATCCTGCGTCACACCGGATGGGCATGCGCGTATCAGCTACCGCAATTTCTTCCCTTCATCCGCCCGCTGGCAATTTACCGGCATCCGTCTCGCACGCCAGGCATAG